One stretch of Corvus hawaiiensis isolate bCorHaw1 chromosome 1, bCorHaw1.pri.cur, whole genome shotgun sequence DNA includes these proteins:
- the GIPR gene encoding gastric inhibitory polypeptide receptor, with amino-acid sequence MGQWAATPAPLSYGPHGAEERSAQATVVAWRQYRQACELHLRLAPPAPGPVCNRSFDLYACWGDAVPNSTATVPCPWYLPWYHRGNAGAAPGVPGEGTAGDSGATVQGGVVARRCGPDGRWVTDDSGRPWQDNSQCEDLAQVQPLQRQAWLLEQFRLLYTVGYSLSLVALVVALLLLLLLRRLRCTRNLIHANLFVSFALRAGAILTRDALLPHGHGHGHPLQLLGMQAGPACRVAQSLAQYCVGANYAWAMAEGLFLLRLLVTTSGRRCVPAFLLLGWGVPVVFVVPWVVLRYLYENEGCWERNEKVAVWWVIRCPILVAVAVNFVVFMRIVRILVAKVRAHQVSRGDTRLRLARSTLTLIPLLGVHEVVFALAGEGEGGGGLRLARLCLHLLLTSAQGLVVSILYCFTNKEVQAEVRRGWQRCRLGVPGPPRGPRRGHSRQGQHPVAESGC; translated from the exons ATGGGGCAGTGGGCAGCGACCCCCGCCCCGCTGAGCTATGGCCCGCATGGAGCAGAG GAGCGCTCCGCCCAGGCCACCGTTGTCGCGTGGCGCCAGTACCGCCAGGCCTGCGAGCTGCACCTGCGCctggccccgcccgccccgg GACCCGTCTGCAACCGCAGCTTCGACCTCTACGCGTGCTGGGGGGACGCTGTCCCCAACAGCACCGCCACTGTCCCCTGCCCCTGGTACCTGCCCTGGTACCACCGAGGTAacgcgggggcggccccgggagtccccggggaggggacagcgggtGACAGCGGTGCCACAGTGCAGGGCGGGGTGGTGGCGCGGCGCTGCGGCCCCGACGGGCGCTGGGTGACAGACGACAGCGGGAGGCCCTGGCAGGACAATTCCCAGTGCGAGGACCTGGCGCAGGTGCAGCCGCTGCAG cGCCAGGCGTggctgctggagcagttccGCCTCCTCTACACCGTGGGATATTCCCTGTCCCTTGTCGCGCTGGTGgtggcgctgctgctgctgctgctgctcag GCGCCTGCGCTGCACCCGGAACCTGATCCACGCCAACCTCTTTGTGTCCTTCGCGCTCCGGGCCGGCGCCATCCTCACGCGGGACGCGCTGCTGCCCCACGGCCACGGCCACGGCCaccccctgcagctgctgggcatGCAG GCGGGCCCCGCGTGTCGCGTGGCGCAGAGCCTGGCCCAGTACTGCGTGGGCGCCAACTACGCGTGGGCCATGGCCGAGGGGCTCTTCCTGCTGCGCCTCCTCGTCACCACCTCGGGTCGCCGCTGTGTCCCCGCCTTCTTGCTGCTCGGCTGGG gtgtccccgtGGTCTTCGTGGTCCCCTGGGTTGTCCTGAGGTACCTGTACGAGAATGAGGG GTGCTGGGAACGCAACGAGAAGGTGGCGGTGTGGTGGGTGATCCGCTGTCCCATTCTGGTGGCTGTCGCG GTGAACTTCGTGGTGTTCATGCGAATCGTCCGGATCCTGGTGGCCAAAGTGCGCGCGCACCAGGTGTCCCGCGGGGACACACGGCTCAg GCTGGCGCGCTCCACGCTGACGCTGATCCCGCTGCTCGGGGTGCACGAGGTGGTTTTTGCCCTGGCCGGGGAGGGCGAAGGAGGCGGCGGCCTGAGGCTGGCGCGGCTCTGCCTCCACCTGCTGCTCACCTCGGCCCAg GGCCTGGTTGTCAGCATCCTGTACTGCTTCACCAACAAGGAG GTGCAGGCCGAGGTCCGCCGGGGGTGGCAGCGGTGCCGTCTGGGTGTCCCCGGCCCCCCCAGGGGCCCCCGGAGGGGTCACTCCCGACAGGGGCAGCACCCAGTGGCCGAGAGCGGCTGCTGA
- the OPA3 gene encoding optic atrophy 3 protein, which produces MVAGAFPLAKLLTLGARQLSRPLAARIKAGARASPFFRTYICLPPAQLYHWVEMRTKMRLLGFRGAAVKPLNEDAAAELGAELLGEALVFGVGGLCLYLEYLRQAGQSRRREEHLEQTLSDLRQGLEQLQRDLDELRAQGRAQGGAGHAQGGAGHALGSSGNAPAQAVMAAAGAGPAPAGSGHAPAGSGHAPVATGHTPTH; this is translated from the exons ATGGTGGCGGGCGCGTTCCCGCTGGCCAAGCTGCTGACGCTGGGCGCGCGCCAGCTCAGCCGGCCCCTGGCCGCGCGCATCAAGGCGGGGGCGCGCGCGTCCCCCTTCTTCCGCACCTACATCTGCCTGCCCCCCGCCCAGC TTTACCACTGGGTGGAGATGCGAACCAAGATGCGCCTCCTGGGCTTCCGCGGGGCGGCCGTGAAGCCCCTGAATGAGGACGCGGCGGCCGAGCTCGGGGCCGAGCTGCTGGGGGAGGCCCTGGTCTTCGGGGTCGGGGGGCTCTGCCTCTACCTCGAGTACCTGcggcaggcagggcagagccgGCGCCGCgaggagcacctggagcagACCCTCAGTGACCTCCGGCAGGGCCTcgagcagctccagagggacctggacgaGCTGCGGGCCCAGGGACGCGCCCAGGGAGGGGCCGGACACGCCCAGGGAGGGGCCGGACACGCCCTAGGGAGCTCAGGAAACGCCCCTGCCCAAGCTGTGATGGCcgctgctggggctggccccgcccccgctGGCTCTGGACACGCCCCGGCGGGCTCTGGACACGCCCCTGTCGCGACAGGCCACACCCCCACGCATTAA